In Sphingobacterium zeae, one genomic interval encodes:
- a CDS encoding OmpH family outer membrane protein, translated as MKNLLKGAVALVAVFFSTQFAKAQQKIGHINFAEIIQSTSEFKAAEGQLKTLSDGKTKEIQDMVTIYQTKQKDANDKLRNRSEANKDTVDPEINKIGQELQDIQARIQTAQQAAQEDLNKKEEELIAPIHRKVGEAVNAVSKEKGMAYVFDISSTNIPYFQGGEDLTAAVKTKLGISATAAPAAAPARK; from the coding sequence ATGAAAAATTTATTAAAGGGTGCGGTTGCTTTAGTGGCAGTATTTTTCTCAACTCAATTTGCAAAAGCGCAACAAAAGATTGGTCATATCAATTTTGCAGAAATTATTCAATCTACATCTGAATTTAAAGCAGCTGAAGGGCAATTGAAAACATTGAGTGATGGTAAAACGAAAGAAATTCAAGATATGGTTACCATTTATCAAACAAAACAAAAAGATGCAAACGATAAATTGCGTAACAGAAGCGAAGCAAATAAAGATACAGTTGATCCAGAAATCAACAAGATAGGTCAAGAATTGCAAGATATTCAAGCTCGTATTCAAACAGCTCAACAAGCTGCTCAGGAAGACTTAAATAAAAAGGAGGAAGAATTAATTGCGCCAATCCATAGAAAAGTTGGCGAAGCTGTAAATGCTGTGTCTAAAGAAAAAGGTATGGCTTATGTATTTGATATTTCAAGTACAAATATTCCTTACTTCCAAGGTGGAGAAGATTTAACTGCTGCTGTAAAAACTAAATTAGGTATTTCAGCAACGGCAGCGCCTGCTGCTGCTCCAGCAAGAAAATAA
- a CDS encoding TetR/AcrR family transcriptional regulator has product MKKKVIEDNPKKERKVTSGPIRDKERTKARMIAAVGKVIQKKGYHALNGPNIALECGLNKALIWNYFGGLDQLVEAYMAQKDFWQIGDKGVLEQMVSNPSSISISSLEELLKSQFNTFLKDKTKQKVIHWGLGEKTKALKNIAEKREMLGEELFKHIDARFENSENDLRATFAILLSSINYMSLQAKSTGSTFFGIDINTEAGKQRIEKTVRKILEQTFADVHR; this is encoded by the coding sequence ATGAAAAAAAAGGTAATTGAGGATAATCCTAAAAAAGAAAGAAAGGTGACTTCCGGTCCTATTCGTGACAAGGAACGCACTAAGGCTCGAATGATCGCAGCTGTCGGAAAGGTAATTCAGAAAAAAGGATATCACGCATTGAATGGCCCTAATATTGCTTTGGAATGTGGGCTGAACAAAGCATTAATATGGAATTATTTTGGTGGTCTTGATCAGCTAGTGGAGGCTTACATGGCACAAAAAGACTTTTGGCAAATCGGAGATAAGGGAGTCTTAGAACAAATGGTGTCGAATCCGAGCTCCATAAGTATCTCGTCGCTAGAAGAATTACTTAAATCTCAGTTTAACACCTTTTTAAAGGATAAAACGAAACAAAAAGTCATTCATTGGGGATTAGGTGAGAAGACAAAAGCGTTAAAAAACATCGCTGAAAAAAGAGAAATGCTTGGCGAAGAATTGTTTAAACACATAGACGCGAGGTTCGAAAATTCGGAAAACGACCTCCGAGCGACATTTGCTATTCTGTTGAGTTCCATTAACTATATGAGCCTACAGGCGAAATCTACAGGCAGTACTTTTTTTGGTATCGATATCAATACCGAAGCAGGGAAACAAAGGATTGAAAAAACCGTGCGCAAAATTTTAGAGCAGACTTTCGCTGATGTCCACCGATAG
- a CDS encoding (Fe-S)-binding protein: MIGQLIFAVCFAVALFLFSKNARQIYRNIKLGRPADRSDNPAERWKMMLLVAFGQKKMFKRIFPAVLHLFVYLGFVIINIEMLEIIIDGLFGTHRIFSFLGSFYNFLIGAFEWLALGVLLSCIIFLIRRNIVKVARLNSLELKHWPKADANIILITEILLMSAFLLMNASDLKLQLYGYAHFTSVGSFPISHYLLPYLPASTDTLFLIERFCWWFHILGVLAFLNYLPYSKHLHIILAFPNTYFSNLNAKGKLSNMPAVTNEVKAMLDPNFNPPSTDANARFGAKDVQDLTWKNLLDAYTCTECGRCTSSCPANMTGKRLSPRKIMMDTRDRLTEVGANIRTNGSFQDDGKSLIDTHISREELWACTSCNACVEQCPVNINPLEIIIELRRFAIMEESQAPSSINNMFGNIENNGAPWKYPQLDRTNWTQQK, from the coding sequence ATGATAGGTCAACTGATATTTGCAGTTTGTTTCGCTGTAGCATTATTCCTTTTTAGCAAAAATGCTCGACAGATTTATCGGAATATCAAGCTGGGCCGTCCAGCGGATCGTTCGGATAATCCTGCAGAGCGTTGGAAGATGATGCTCCTTGTCGCCTTTGGACAAAAAAAAATGTTCAAGCGAATCTTTCCTGCAGTCTTGCATTTATTCGTATACCTCGGCTTTGTTATCATCAACATTGAAATGTTGGAAATTATCATAGACGGGCTATTCGGCACACATCGGATCTTTTCATTTTTAGGAAGCTTTTATAATTTTTTAATCGGAGCATTTGAATGGCTCGCACTCGGCGTGCTGCTATCGTGTATAATTTTCTTAATCCGGAGAAATATCGTTAAAGTAGCTCGTTTAAATAGCTTGGAATTGAAACATTGGCCCAAGGCGGATGCAAATATTATTTTAATCACAGAGATTCTTTTAATGTCGGCTTTTTTACTCATGAACGCTTCTGATCTTAAATTGCAGCTGTATGGCTATGCACATTTTACCTCAGTAGGTTCGTTTCCAATAAGCCATTATCTCCTTCCCTACCTTCCTGCTTCGACAGATACACTATTTTTGATAGAACGGTTTTGCTGGTGGTTTCATATTCTAGGCGTACTTGCCTTCTTGAATTACCTACCCTATTCTAAACATCTTCATATTATTCTAGCTTTTCCAAACACTTATTTTTCGAATCTGAATGCCAAAGGTAAGCTATCTAATATGCCTGCTGTCACCAATGAGGTAAAAGCGATGCTTGATCCTAATTTCAATCCGCCTTCCACAGATGCAAATGCACGTTTTGGGGCAAAAGATGTACAGGATTTGACCTGGAAGAATTTGTTGGATGCGTATACATGTACTGAATGTGGGCGTTGTACATCCTCTTGCCCTGCAAATATGACAGGGAAGCGGCTATCGCCACGAAAAATAATGATGGATACACGGGATCGACTAACTGAAGTCGGCGCTAATATCAGAACAAACGGGAGCTTTCAAGATGACGGGAAATCTTTAATTGATACGCATATCAGCCGAGAAGAATTATGGGCCTGTACGAGCTGCAATGCTTGTGTAGAACAGTGCCCCGTCAATATTAATCCCCTTGAAATTATAATTGAACTTCGTCGCTTTGCTATTATGGAAGAATCACAAGCTCCTTCGAGTATTAATAATATGTTTGGAAATATTGAGAATAACGGCGCACCATGGAAATATCCACAACTGGACCGCACTAATTGGACTCAACAAAAATAG
- a CDS encoding (Fe-S)-binding protein, which yields MVDNELKVPTVAELLNKGETPDILFWVGCAGSFDERAQKITRDICKILAHVGLKYAILGTEETCTGDPAKRSGNEFLFQMQAMMNIEVLNGYEIKKIVTACPHCFNTLKNEYPSLGGNYEVIHHTQLIQSLIDEGKLKPADNNVFKGKKITYHDPCYLGRANEVYEAPRKVLESLDAQLIELKRCKSNGLCCGAGGGQMFKEPEPGVKDINIERIEEVIDARPDVLAAACPFCMTMLKDGVKIKEKESAIEVLDIAEITARANHL from the coding sequence ATGGTGGACAATGAATTAAAAGTTCCGACAGTCGCAGAACTGTTGAATAAAGGAGAAACTCCGGATATACTATTTTGGGTTGGCTGTGCTGGCAGTTTTGATGAACGTGCACAAAAAATTACACGCGATATCTGCAAAATATTAGCACATGTTGGTTTAAAATATGCCATTTTAGGTACAGAAGAAACGTGTACCGGAGATCCAGCTAAAAGAAGTGGAAACGAATTTCTATTTCAAATGCAGGCCATGATGAACATCGAAGTACTAAATGGTTATGAAATTAAGAAAATAGTTACTGCCTGCCCCCACTGTTTCAATACATTGAAGAATGAATATCCCTCGCTAGGTGGAAACTATGAGGTCATTCATCATACACAATTGATCCAAAGTCTGATTGATGAAGGAAAATTGAAACCAGCTGACAACAATGTATTCAAAGGAAAGAAAATAACCTACCATGACCCGTGCTACCTTGGCCGTGCAAATGAAGTGTATGAAGCACCAAGAAAGGTATTGGAAAGCCTGGATGCCCAGTTGATTGAACTAAAACGCTGTAAGAGCAACGGGCTCTGTTGTGGAGCAGGGGGCGGTCAGATGTTTAAAGAACCAGAACCAGGAGTAAAAGACATTAATATAGAACGCATTGAAGAAGTCATTGATGCACGGCCTGATGTTCTTGCGGCAGCATGTCCTTTCTGTATGACGATGTTAAAAGATGGCGTAAAGATCAAAGAAAAAGAATCAGCGATTGAAGTCTTAGATATAGCAGAAATCACTGCACGAGCAAATCACTTGTAA
- a CDS encoding glycoside hydrolase family 127 protein, translated as MILKNKFFHSVLACLFSLALDAQTTPRLNYFDLREVRLLPGFFKHAEDLDINYLLEMDPDRLLAPFLREASLPLKKESYTNWENTGLDGHIGGHYLSALAYMYAATGDRRIKERLDYMLDNLKQCQDANGNGYIGGVPGGQVIWTEVQQGKINAGSFNLNGKWVPLYNIHKTYAGLRDAYVLTGNESAKNMLIKMTDWALKLISQLSEAQIQDMLRSEHGGLNETFADVAAITQNSAYLELARKFSHKSILDPLLQREDHLTGLHANTQIPKVLGFKRIADLSHDEKSAEAVKYFWDNVVEQRSISIGGNSVSEHFNPTDDFSKMIHSIEGPETCNTYNMLRLTKMLYQTDPQGKYLDFYERALYNHILSTQHPEHGGLVYFTQIRPGHYRVYSQTQTSMWCCVGSGMENHAKYGEMIYAHRNNDLYVNLYIPSRLDWKEQNMEVIQETKFPTEANTNIRINPKKPTSFSLFIRKPGWLNTNPKVSVNGKRYENFQLTNEHIEIKRTWRKGDSVSVELPMEIHTEQLPDKSNYYSILYGPIVLGARTGQESLTGLQADDSRMGHIASGKQIPLRDLPVLKAEPNNIPALIKPIASKPLHFTLSDLYIGKESLQMELEPFFGIHDSRYMIYWPQATAKELQELQDKMSRDEIESLALNAKTVDKVVAGEQQPESDHFFLEEGSNAGAFGDTRWRDTKSWFSYTMKITPETKLVAIKLLADSSPRVTEVMINGKTISTLEDKDEKTLIKTIRIPLPQDAIDKTKIELKIMAGTASTSHKILEVRTLLPD; from the coding sequence ATGATTTTAAAAAACAAATTTTTCCACAGCGTTCTTGCATGTTTATTTAGTTTGGCGCTTGACGCCCAAACAACACCCCGGTTAAATTATTTCGATTTAAGAGAGGTAAGGTTGTTGCCTGGTTTTTTTAAACATGCAGAAGATCTGGATATTAATTATTTATTGGAAATGGATCCAGACCGACTGCTGGCTCCCTTTTTGCGTGAAGCCAGTTTGCCACTGAAAAAAGAATCTTATACCAATTGGGAAAATACGGGATTAGATGGACATATCGGCGGGCACTATTTATCCGCTCTAGCATATATGTATGCTGCTACAGGAGATCGTCGTATCAAGGAACGCCTCGATTATATGCTCGACAACTTGAAACAATGCCAGGATGCAAACGGAAATGGGTATATTGGTGGTGTACCTGGGGGTCAAGTTATTTGGACGGAAGTTCAACAAGGCAAGATCAATGCAGGTAGCTTCAATCTGAATGGGAAATGGGTGCCACTATACAATATACACAAAACCTATGCGGGTCTACGGGATGCCTATGTTTTGACCGGAAATGAATCTGCTAAAAATATGCTTATTAAAATGACCGATTGGGCACTAAAGCTGATTAGTCAGCTTTCAGAAGCCCAAATACAGGATATGCTAAGGAGTGAACATGGTGGCCTAAATGAAACCTTCGCAGATGTCGCAGCTATTACCCAAAATAGCGCTTATCTCGAACTTGCCCGCAAGTTCAGCCATAAATCCATTCTCGATCCCCTTTTGCAGCGTGAAGACCATTTAACAGGACTTCATGCGAATACACAGATTCCAAAAGTTCTGGGTTTCAAACGTATTGCTGACCTTTCTCATGACGAAAAATCGGCGGAAGCCGTTAAGTATTTTTGGGACAACGTTGTTGAACAGCGCTCCATTTCCATTGGTGGAAATAGTGTGAGTGAACATTTTAATCCGACAGATGATTTTTCAAAGATGATCCACAGCATCGAGGGCCCCGAAACCTGTAATACATACAATATGTTACGCCTCACAAAAATGCTATACCAAACTGATCCGCAGGGCAAATATCTCGACTTTTATGAACGCGCTCTTTACAATCATATTCTATCGACACAACACCCCGAACATGGTGGATTAGTGTACTTCACACAGATCCGTCCGGGACATTATCGCGTTTATTCACAGACACAGACGAGTATGTGGTGCTGTGTTGGGTCAGGTATGGAAAATCACGCCAAATATGGTGAAATGATCTATGCCCATCGTAACAATGATTTATATGTCAATCTCTATATTCCTTCACGCCTAGACTGGAAGGAGCAAAATATGGAAGTTATTCAAGAAACAAAATTTCCGACAGAAGCAAACACAAACATACGAATCAATCCCAAAAAACCGACTTCATTCAGCCTGTTTATTCGTAAACCGGGCTGGTTAAACACTAATCCGAAGGTGTCTGTCAATGGTAAGCGCTACGAAAATTTCCAGTTGACGAATGAGCATATCGAAATCAAACGAACATGGCGAAAAGGTGATAGTGTTAGCGTAGAACTGCCTATGGAGATACATACTGAACAATTGCCCGATAAGAGTAACTATTACAGTATTTTATATGGACCTATTGTTTTGGGAGCTCGCACAGGACAGGAAAGCCTCACCGGACTGCAGGCAGATGATAGCCGAATGGGACACATCGCATCAGGAAAACAAATCCCTTTACGTGATCTTCCAGTCCTTAAGGCTGAGCCTAATAATATTCCAGCTCTTATAAAACCTATAGCATCCAAACCTTTGCATTTTACACTCTCGGATCTCTATATCGGAAAAGAAAGTCTTCAAATGGAACTCGAACCTTTTTTTGGTATTCATGATTCTCGTTATATGATCTATTGGCCTCAAGCTACAGCGAAAGAATTACAGGAATTACAGGATAAAATGAGTAGAGATGAAATAGAAAGTTTGGCTCTTAATGCCAAAACGGTCGATAAAGTAGTGGCTGGTGAACAGCAGCCAGAATCAGATCACTTTTTTCTCGAGGAAGGTAGCAATGCAGGAGCATTCGGCGATACGCGATGGAGAGATACAAAAAGCTGGTTTAGTTATACGATGAAAATAACACCAGAGACTAAACTGGTAGCAATCAAATTGCTGGCAGATAGCTCGCCACGGGTAACTGAAGTTATGATCAATGGTAAAACCATAAGTACATTGGAAGACAAGGATGAGAAGACACTTATTAAGACAATACGAATACCGCTTCCACAAGATGCTATAGATAAGACGAAAATAGAACTGAAAATTATGGCCGGGACAGCATCAACAAGTCACAAGATCTTAGAAGTCCGGACCCTTCTGCCGGATTAA
- a CDS encoding glycoside hydrolase family 97 protein: protein MKRYILLCVVSLTSTVALAQQTSVSSPDGALTVKVNLRNGNLFYEVELGGKTMLEASPLGLQSSTINLIDSLRPIAEKRSEISTNYNELKIKRSQVTYQANELHYRLENPSKQQIEVTFRVSNNNIAFRYYVPQMGEPANFALIKEESGFKFPIFTTTFLTAQAPPMIGWMKTKPSYEEGYQTDQRLGLPSKYGVGFTFPALFHVGDRGWVLVSETGVSSAYCGSKLSEGTKDGLYKIAFPADGENNGIGRAAPTISLPGYTPWRTLTVGSNLKPIVETTIPFDVVEPQYKPSKQYEFGRATWSWLEWQDGSINFEDQKKFIDLSSAMGYEFVLIDNWWDTKIGPAKIKQLVAYGKERGVGICLWYNSNGYWNDAPQTPKNKMNTSIARKAEMQWMQQIGIKGIKVDFFGGDKQETLKLYEDILSDANDYGLTVIFHGCTLPRGWERMYPNFAGSEAVLASENLIFTQQANDMEAFNATLHPFIRNSVAAMDFGPVLLNKRHNRENNGGTIRKTTETFQIATAVLFQNPVQNFGLTPNNLQDMPIHVIDFMKQVPTLWDETTFIDGYPGKYVVLARRKADTWYVAAINAAGKEKTISVTLPMLSTDTVQLIEDNTARASEQKQIQLSKAKTIKLTLQPEGAAVLIGK from the coding sequence ATGAAGCGGTACATTTTATTGTGTGTGGTGTCATTAACCAGCACAGTTGCTTTAGCACAACAGACATCGGTATCTAGTCCGGATGGCGCTTTAACCGTTAAAGTGAATCTCAGAAATGGCAATCTCTTTTATGAAGTTGAATTAGGTGGAAAGACTATGTTGGAAGCTTCACCGCTTGGACTCCAAAGCAGTACGATTAATTTAATTGATAGTCTGCGGCCAATAGCGGAAAAGAGGTCAGAAATCTCCACTAATTATAACGAATTAAAAATAAAGCGCAGTCAGGTCACGTATCAGGCAAATGAGCTGCATTACCGCTTAGAGAATCCTTCAAAGCAGCAGATAGAGGTTACTTTTAGAGTAAGCAATAACAATATTGCGTTCAGATACTATGTTCCTCAGATGGGGGAGCCGGCCAACTTTGCCTTGATAAAAGAAGAGAGTGGATTTAAATTTCCAATATTTACAACGACATTTTTGACAGCTCAGGCTCCTCCAATGATCGGTTGGATGAAGACAAAACCAAGTTATGAAGAGGGGTATCAAACAGATCAGCGTTTGGGACTGCCTTCAAAATATGGTGTGGGCTTCACTTTCCCAGCACTCTTTCATGTCGGAGATCGCGGATGGGTACTTGTTTCAGAAACTGGCGTATCAAGTGCGTATTGTGGATCTAAATTAAGTGAGGGTACGAAGGATGGGCTTTATAAGATAGCTTTTCCAGCAGATGGGGAGAATAATGGTATTGGACGGGCGGCTCCTACGATTTCATTACCTGGTTATACACCTTGGCGAACGCTAACTGTTGGAAGTAATTTAAAACCCATTGTCGAAACCACCATTCCCTTCGATGTCGTCGAGCCTCAGTATAAGCCTTCGAAGCAATACGAATTCGGACGGGCAACATGGAGCTGGTTGGAATGGCAAGACGGTAGTATAAATTTTGAAGACCAAAAGAAGTTTATAGATCTTTCATCCGCAATGGGTTATGAATTTGTTTTAATAGACAATTGGTGGGATACAAAGATTGGTCCTGCCAAAATTAAACAACTGGTTGCTTATGGAAAAGAGCGTGGAGTCGGTATTTGCTTATGGTACAACTCAAATGGATACTGGAACGATGCGCCACAAACACCTAAAAATAAAATGAATACATCCATCGCACGTAAGGCGGAGATGCAATGGATGCAGCAAATCGGTATTAAAGGCATTAAAGTCGACTTTTTTGGAGGTGATAAACAGGAAACACTTAAGCTATACGAGGATATTCTTTCGGATGCTAATGATTATGGATTAACCGTTATATTTCACGGATGTACTTTACCTAGAGGGTGGGAGCGAATGTACCCGAATTTTGCGGGTAGCGAAGCCGTATTAGCTTCTGAAAACTTAATTTTTACACAACAGGCAAACGATATGGAAGCTTTTAACGCGACGTTGCATCCTTTTATTCGCAACTCAGTTGCCGCCATGGACTTTGGCCCGGTTTTGTTGAACAAGCGCCATAACCGCGAAAATAATGGCGGTACTATCCGCAAGACAACGGAAACTTTCCAAATAGCAACCGCTGTCTTATTTCAGAATCCGGTTCAAAATTTTGGTTTGACACCGAATAACTTACAGGATATGCCAATCCATGTAATTGATTTTATGAAGCAGGTTCCAACACTCTGGGATGAGACAACTTTTATCGATGGTTATCCCGGTAAATACGTTGTACTTGCCCGGAGGAAGGCGGATACATGGTATGTAGCTGCTATCAACGCAGCGGGTAAGGAAAAAACTATTTCGGTAACATTACCTATGTTGAGCACAGATACGGTACAGCTGATCGAAGACAATACAGCGCGTGCATCTGAACAAAAACAAATCCAACTTTCTAAGGCTAAAACAATCAAATTGACATTACAGCCCGAAGGTGCTGCTGTTTTAATAGGGAAATAG
- a CDS encoding DinB family protein, giving the protein MNMIAIASVATASLAPPIAELSSLVIQNHQSIAFLQERQTLKAEYVGTDSLLQYFNQTSAELERQVAGLSEAQLQFKPTSDKWSISQCLEHIIRSERMIFDMAKKGLNQDPQPERRNEIKLTDENLKNALTDRSQKYQAPKELQPEGIYKNVRTALTDFNATRQPVLDYIKKADVEDLRNHVSDSPTGPIDGYQALMFIAGHCARHTKQIAEIKANPNFPKK; this is encoded by the coding sequence ATGAACATGATAGCAATTGCCAGTGTAGCAACGGCTTCCTTAGCGCCCCCAATAGCTGAACTCTCCTCATTGGTCATTCAGAACCATCAAAGCATTGCTTTTTTGCAAGAAAGACAGACATTAAAAGCTGAGTACGTCGGAACTGACTCGCTACTGCAATACTTTAATCAAACAAGTGCAGAACTTGAAAGACAAGTTGCTGGACTAAGCGAGGCCCAACTCCAGTTTAAGCCCACATCCGACAAATGGTCTATCAGCCAATGTCTTGAGCATATTATCCGCTCGGAACGGATGATATTTGACATGGCGAAGAAGGGCCTAAATCAAGATCCCCAACCTGAAAGAAGGAATGAAATCAAATTGACAGATGAAAATCTTAAGAATGCCCTCACGGACCGGAGCCAAAAATATCAAGCGCCCAAGGAACTTCAGCCCGAAGGGATTTATAAAAATGTAAGAACTGCACTCACTGATTTCAATGCAACTCGCCAACCCGTGCTTGATTATATTAAAAAGGCTGATGTAGAAGATCTCAGAAATCATGTCAGCGATTCTCCGACTGGTCCCATTGACGGTTACCAAGCTTTGATGTTTATTGCAGGACACTGTGCACGTCATACCAAACAGATCGCAGAAATAAAAGCAAATCCAAACTTTCCTAAAAAATAG
- a CDS encoding SRPBCC family protein gives MKKLTYQIKINAPVARVFKTMLDKATYKQWTSAFNPSSDFEGIWEQGQKINFIGINEHGEKEGMIAEIAEYIPNTFVSIRHLGILNKGQEILSGPAVEDWAGALENYSFTAIEGNTELKVEVDTNNDFIDYFNEVWPNALKRLKNLSEME, from the coding sequence ATGAAGAAACTGACTTATCAAATTAAGATTAACGCTCCTGTCGCACGTGTTTTTAAAACAATGCTCGATAAAGCAACCTATAAACAGTGGACAAGCGCATTCAATCCAAGCTCTGATTTCGAAGGTATTTGGGAGCAGGGCCAAAAAATTAATTTCATCGGAATCAATGAACATGGTGAGAAAGAAGGGATGATCGCGGAGATTGCAGAATATATTCCCAATACATTTGTATCGATCAGGCATTTGGGCATCTTGAATAAGGGTCAAGAAATATTATCGGGTCCTGCTGTCGAGGATTGGGCCGGCGCACTGGAAAATTATTCTTTTACCGCTATCGAAGGAAACACGGAATTGAAAGTAGAAGTAGATACGAACAACGACTTCATCGACTACTTTAATGAGGTTTGGCCGAATGCATTAAAACGCTTGAAAAATCTGAGTGAAATGGAATAA
- a CDS encoding Ppx/GppA phosphatase family protein translates to MRYAAIDIGSNAVRLLIADIIGQKDQYNFKKTTLLRVPLRLGDDAFIHQEISPRKAESLVKTMKAFRELMDVYNVEDYIACATSAMRDARNGADIVAEVKKNGINIDIIEGAKEAEIIYNSHWDNKMEKDKVYLYIDVGGGSTELSLFANGILVNSRSFNLGTIRILDNQDKAETWDELKEWVRSNTHMYKQVIGIGTGGNINKLARLSNEKLDKPLSYAKLKAVYDHLSSFSLKERIMLLGLNEDRADVIIPASEIFLTIMKHGRLKQIIVPRVGLVDGVIRTLINRNLVK, encoded by the coding sequence GTGAGATACGCCGCAATAGATATAGGCTCCAATGCAGTTCGACTTTTGATAGCTGACATTATAGGACAAAAAGACCAATATAATTTTAAGAAAACTACACTGCTACGTGTTCCGCTTCGTTTGGGGGATGATGCTTTTATTCATCAGGAAATATCGCCACGTAAGGCAGAAAGTTTGGTAAAAACAATGAAGGCATTCCGTGAACTGATGGACGTATATAACGTGGAAGATTATATAGCCTGCGCCACTTCCGCTATGCGTGATGCGAGGAATGGAGCTGACATTGTTGCTGAGGTGAAAAAAAATGGTATAAACATCGATATTATAGAAGGTGCAAAGGAAGCAGAGATTATTTACAATAGCCACTGGGATAATAAGATGGAAAAGGATAAAGTTTACCTTTACATCGATGTAGGCGGTGGTAGTACAGAATTGTCGTTGTTTGCTAACGGTATTTTGGTCAACTCGAGGTCTTTTAATTTAGGAACAATTCGAATTCTGGATAATCAGGACAAGGCCGAAACCTGGGATGAATTGAAAGAATGGGTGCGAAGTAATACACATATGTATAAGCAGGTGATTGGCATTGGTACGGGCGGTAATATTAATAAGCTTGCGCGTCTTTCCAATGAAAAATTGGATAAGCCGTTATCCTATGCCAAATTAAAAGCTGTGTATGACCATTTATCGTCATTTTCTCTAAAAGAACGTATAATGTTATTGGGTTTAAACGAAGACCGTGCAGATGTCATCATACCCGCGAGTGAAATTTTCCTGACGATTATGAAGCACGGGCGTCTTAAACAAATCATCGTACCGAGAGTTGGGCTTGTTGACGGTGTAATTAGAACCTTGATCAATAGGAATTTAGTAAAATAA